AAGCCAATAGTTCTTGACAGTCTTTAAGAGTTTCTAGAGCTTGATAATAGTTTTTTACTGCTCTCTCGAATGTACCTTATTATCTACTTGCAATAACTTTGTTACCGCTTCGGTGAACTGTTTTTTTAATTGGTTAAATTCGAGTAAAACTACTTCGTATAACTGTATTTTGTCTTCCCACTTAGTTTTCTGGGTAATTTGATAGGGAACATGGCCGATGCCAATTCGCTCATTAACACGCTCCATCTCTGAAGAGTTTTGATATGGGTTACATTCAGCAAGGGATTCCCATATTGTTTCGAGTTTTTTTGTTAGGAGTTGAACTTGTGTTAGATTTTCGTTTTGACTCACTTTTTTGCTCCGGCTTCAAAAAGTAGTTTTTTAAAATCTTTATCTTATTAAATCTTATTCTCTATTGATTTTGTATATAAATTACCTGTTATGATTACATTTAACTCACCTAGATCATTAGTGCTTGTTCAATGAATTTTGTTGAATCTTTGCGGTTTGTCTTTACTTTTGTCCAGAGACATTTGGTTTAAATAAATCAATAACAGAAACTATAAAAGTGTATTCAATCCCGTCGTCTCAGCTGTACCTTAATACCACTGCTTTTGATCAAAAATTCCATACAACGCCCTGTTTTTGTTCATCTATTTTATAATTCCCAAATAAATTAATTAAAAAGTGGGTTTTTATCTTGACGCATGGAGAAATGTGTTTCTATAGTGTATAAAAGTGGGGTAAAATAATAAAAAAGTGGAGAATTGTGGAGGGAAAAAAACTTCCGCATAAATGAAAGCCATGTTTCGTGGAATAAATGCCATCACCATTGATACTAAAGGGCGCTTAGCTATCCCTACGCGTTATCGTTCCGCGTTGGGTGCTGAAGAAAAAACGCCTTTGGTGGTGACTATCGACACCGAGGAAACATGTTTGCTGCTCTACACGGCGAGTCAATGGCAAATAATTGAAAATAATTTGCAGAAATTACCCAGTTTTAATGCAGCAGCACGACGAATTCAGCGTCTATTGATTGGTCATGCGACTGATGTTGAGCTTGATGCAAATGGAAGGGTGTTGTTACCTACAGTTTTAAGAACTTATGCGCAGTTGGAAAAAGATGTAGTGATGATAGGCCAAGGAAATAAATTTGAAGTATGGAATAAGGATCTTTGGGAAACCCGGCGTGAACAGTGGTTGGCTGAGGAAAGCTCTGGAACTGGTGGGTTACCTGATGAAATGAAAACGTTTTCTTTGTAATGGAAACAATTAAATGGCAATGCATCAATCAGTATTACTTCATGAGTCAATAAAAGGCTTGGCCATTAAAAGTAGTGGCATCTATTTTGATGGTACGTTTGGTCGAGGTGGCCATAGTAGAGAAATTTTACGTCATTTAAATGACGAAGGTCGTTTGTATGCCATAGATAAAGACATAGATGCAATTGCGTATGCCACAGATCATTTGGGTCAAGATAAAAGGTTCCATATATTCCAAGGCTCATTTGCACGAATTGAGGAATTTGCTCGCGAAGCAGACGTGTTGGGAAAAGTGGATGGCATTTTGTTGGACCTAGGGGTGTCGTCACCGCAGCTGGATAATCCTGAAAGAGGTTTCAGCTTTATGCAGCAAGGGCCATTAGATATGCGCATGGACCTATCTCAACCTATGAGTGCTGCTCGATTTGTTAATGAGGCAGAAGCAGAAGAAATGGCTTCGGTGTTCAGGTTATACGGAGAAGAGCGTTTTGCAGGCCGTATTGCAAAGGCGATTGTGGCTGCTCGAAGTATTGCTCCCATTTCTACAACCTTGCAATTAGCGGAAATTGTGAAGGAAGCAAATCCAAAATGGGAAAAGCACAAGCATCCCGCAACTCGTGTGTTCCAGGCGATACGAATTCATATCAATCAAGAGCTAAACGATTTAAAGAGTTGTTTGGAGCAATGCATCAATGTTTTGGCACCCAAAGGTAGATTGGCAGTGATTAGCTTTCATTCTCTTGAAGATCGCATCGTGAAACAATTTATGCGTGATAAAGAACAAGGGGAAAAACCACCTCCGGAAGTACCTATCCGTCATGAAGAATTAATTACAAATTTTAAAAGAATAGGTAAGGCGATTATGCCACAAGAAAGTGAAGTAAAAGAGAACGTCAGGGCTCGAAGTGCTGTATTGAGAATAGGGGAGAAATTAGCATGAATGCTGCAGCGAGAGTAATCAATCAAGGGACTTTATTTAATGGTCAACTGGC
This sequence is a window from Legionella cherrii. Protein-coding genes within it:
- the mraZ gene encoding division/cell wall cluster transcriptional repressor MraZ, with the protein product MFRGINAITIDTKGRLAIPTRYRSALGAEEKTPLVVTIDTEETCLLLYTASQWQIIENNLQKLPSFNAAARRIQRLLIGHATDVELDANGRVLLPTVLRTYAQLEKDVVMIGQGNKFEVWNKDLWETRREQWLAEESSGTGGLPDEMKTFSL
- the rsmH gene encoding 16S rRNA (cytosine(1402)-N(4))-methyltransferase RsmH, giving the protein MAMHQSVLLHESIKGLAIKSSGIYFDGTFGRGGHSREILRHLNDEGRLYAIDKDIDAIAYATDHLGQDKRFHIFQGSFARIEEFAREADVLGKVDGILLDLGVSSPQLDNPERGFSFMQQGPLDMRMDLSQPMSAARFVNEAEAEEMASVFRLYGEERFAGRIAKAIVAARSIAPISTTLQLAEIVKEANPKWEKHKHPATRVFQAIRIHINQELNDLKSCLEQCINVLAPKGRLAVISFHSLEDRIVKQFMRDKEQGEKPPPEVPIRHEELITNFKRIGKAIMPQESEVKENVRARSAVLRIGEKLA